A single region of the Nocardioides aurantiacus genome encodes:
- a CDS encoding alpha/beta fold hydrolase, with product MPQPRLVPVREPRHPDGVVLVLHGGAARRDRAEVSPTQLSVLRMVPVARRIARVGRVGGGRGLAVFRVLNSTRGWDTGHTPVDDALWALDEVARRLGALPTCLVGHSLGGRAALLAGSAAPVVGVAALNAWIAPADHATLAGRRVLMVHGTADRVADPRRARRLGQEVAGTAASFGWLDVQDGKHAMLRRGSVFERAAADFATATLLDRAVGEPVSELLEGVASLTI from the coding sequence GTGCCGCAGCCCCGTCTCGTCCCCGTCCGCGAGCCACGCCACCCCGACGGCGTCGTGCTGGTGCTGCACGGGGGTGCCGCCCGCCGGGACCGCGCCGAGGTCAGCCCGACCCAGCTGTCGGTGCTGCGGATGGTGCCGGTGGCACGGCGCATCGCGCGGGTCGGCCGGGTCGGGGGCGGCCGGGGGCTGGCCGTCTTCCGGGTGCTCAACTCCACCCGCGGCTGGGACACCGGGCACACCCCGGTCGACGACGCGCTGTGGGCCCTGGACGAGGTGGCCCGCCGGCTCGGCGCGCTGCCGACCTGCCTGGTCGGCCACTCCCTCGGCGGCAGGGCGGCCCTCCTCGCGGGATCGGCCGCCCCGGTCGTGGGCGTGGCCGCGCTCAACGCCTGGATCGCACCCGCCGACCACGCGACGCTCGCCGGTCGCCGGGTGCTGATGGTGCACGGCACCGCGGACCGCGTCGCCGACCCCCGCCGGGCGCGACGGCTCGGCCAGGAGGTGGCCGGGACCGCCGCCTCGTTCGGCTGGTTGGACGTGCAGGACGGCAAGCACGCCATGCTGCGACGGGGCTCGGTCTTCGAGCGTGCCGCCGCCGACTTCGCGACGGCGACGCTGCTGGACCGTGCGGTCGGCGAGCCCGTCTCGGAGCTGCTCGAGGGTGTGGCCTCGCTCACCATCTAG
- the sufB gene encoding Fe-S cluster assembly protein SufB has product MTSIEELNPELKGIGRYEFGWSDKNDVGANATRGLNEDVVRNISSLKSEPQWMLDLRLKGLKLFGRKPMPTWGSDLGGIDFDNIKYFVRSTEKQAQTWDDLPEDIKNTYDKLGIPEAEKARLVSGVAAQYESEVVYHAINEELEAQGVLFLDTDTALKEHPEIFEEYFGTVIPVGDNKFSALNSAVWSGGSFIYVPKGVHVEIPLQAYFRINTENMGQFERTLIIADEGSYVHYVEGCTAPIYSSDSLHSAVVEIIVKKNARVRYTTIQNWSNNVYNLVTKRATCEAGATMEWVDGNIGSKVTMKYPAVYLMGEHAKGETLSIAFAGEGQHQDAGAKMVHAAPHTSSSILSKSVARGGGRTSYRGLIQVNEGAHGSKSNVLCDALLVDQISRSDTYPYVDIREDDVSMGHEASVSKVSDDQLFYLMSRGMEEDEAMAMIVRGFVEPIAKELPMEYALELNRLIELQMEGAVG; this is encoded by the coding sequence ATGACGTCCATCGAGGAGCTCAACCCCGAGCTCAAGGGCATCGGCCGCTACGAGTTCGGCTGGTCCGACAAGAACGACGTCGGCGCCAACGCCACGCGCGGCCTCAACGAGGACGTCGTGCGCAACATCTCCTCGCTCAAGAGCGAGCCGCAGTGGATGCTCGACCTCCGCCTGAAGGGCCTCAAGCTCTTCGGCCGCAAGCCCATGCCGACCTGGGGCTCCGACCTCGGCGGCATCGACTTCGACAACATCAAGTACTTCGTGCGGTCGACCGAGAAGCAGGCCCAGACCTGGGACGACCTCCCCGAGGACATCAAGAACACCTACGACAAGCTCGGCATCCCCGAGGCCGAGAAGGCCCGCCTGGTCTCCGGCGTCGCCGCGCAGTACGAGTCCGAGGTCGTCTACCACGCGATCAACGAGGAGCTCGAGGCCCAGGGCGTGCTGTTCCTGGACACCGACACCGCGCTCAAGGAGCACCCCGAGATCTTCGAGGAGTACTTCGGCACCGTCATCCCCGTCGGTGACAACAAGTTTTCCGCGCTGAACTCCGCGGTGTGGTCCGGCGGCTCGTTCATCTACGTGCCCAAGGGCGTCCACGTCGAGATCCCGCTGCAGGCCTACTTCCGGATCAACACCGAGAACATGGGCCAGTTCGAGCGGACGCTGATCATCGCCGACGAGGGCTCCTACGTGCACTACGTCGAGGGCTGCACCGCGCCGATCTACTCCTCGGACTCGCTGCACTCCGCGGTCGTGGAGATCATCGTCAAGAAGAACGCCCGGGTGCGCTACACGACCATCCAGAACTGGTCGAACAACGTCTACAACCTGGTGACCAAGCGCGCGACCTGCGAGGCCGGCGCCACCATGGAGTGGGTCGACGGCAACATCGGCTCCAAGGTGACGATGAAGTACCCCGCCGTCTACCTCATGGGCGAGCACGCCAAGGGCGAGACCCTCTCGATCGCGTTCGCCGGCGAGGGCCAGCACCAGGACGCCGGCGCCAAGATGGTCCACGCCGCGCCCCACACCTCCAGCTCGATCCTGAGCAAGTCGGTGGCGCGTGGCGGTGGCCGGACGTCCTACCGCGGCCTGATCCAGGTCAATGAGGGCGCCCACGGCTCCAAGAGCAACGTGCTGTGCGACGCGCTCCTGGTCGACCAGATCAGCCGCTCCGACACCTACCCCTACGTCGACATCCGCGAGGACGACGTCTCGATGGGGCACGAGGCATCGGTCTCCAAGGTCTCCGACGACCAGCTCTTCTACCTCATGTCGCGCGGCATGGAGGAGGACGAGGCCATGGCGATGATCGTGCGCGGCTTCGTCGAGCCGATCGCCAAGGAGCTGCCCATGGAGTACGCCCTCGAGCTCAACCGCCTCATCGAGCTCCAGATGGAGGGCGCGGTCGGCTGA
- a CDS encoding metal-sulfur cluster assembly factor — protein sequence MTADHSDLPDVPEASGSAGTATVNREDVVEAMKDVVDPELGINVVDLGLVYDVHIDDASAAVLDMTLTSAACPLTDVIQDQTNQALEGLVTDVTINWVWMPPWGPDKITEDGREQLRALGFNV from the coding sequence ATGACCGCCGACCACAGCGACCTGCCCGACGTGCCCGAGGCCTCCGGCTCCGCCGGCACCGCCACGGTGAACCGCGAGGACGTCGTCGAGGCCATGAAGGACGTCGTCGACCCCGAGCTGGGCATCAACGTCGTCGACCTGGGCCTGGTCTACGACGTCCACATCGACGACGCGTCGGCCGCCGTGCTCGACATGACGCTGACGTCCGCGGCCTGCCCGCTGACCGACGTCATCCAGGACCAGACCAACCAGGCGCTCGAGGGTCTGGTCACCGACGTGACGATCAACTGGGTCTGGATGCCGCCGTGGGGCCCGGACAAGATCACCGAGGACGGTCGCGAGCAGCTGCGGGCGCTGGGCTTCAACGTCTGA
- a CDS encoding amino acid permease — MSAPAQLQKGLKQRHLTMIAIGGVIGAGLFVGSGVVINQTGPAAFLSYLVTGVLIILVMRMLGEMATANPSTGSFSDYSRRALGGWAGFSVAWLYWYFWVIVVGFEAVAGAEILRYWIDVPLWLMSLVLMVLMTATNLVSVGSYGEFEYWFAGIKVFAIIVFLVLGTLFVVGLWPDKDFDVSLMTSQGGFVPNGVGAIFSSIVVVVFSMVGAEIATIAAAESSDPERAIARATQSVILRVATFFVGSMILLVLIVPWDDNALGSSPYVAAFSEMGIPYADHIMNAVVLTAVLSCLNSGLYTASRMIFVLAARKEAPAVLVSTNRRGVPVWAILFSTVIGFLSVIAAYVSPDTVFLFLLNSSGAVILFVYLLIAISQLVLRRRTPDEQLVVRMWLFPALTIVAIAGILAILVQMALSSDTRSQLLLSLLSWAVVVDLYLVTRARGGSVSPDELSEQPASTGGQR; from the coding sequence ATGTCCGCTCCCGCTCAGCTGCAGAAGGGCCTCAAGCAGCGCCACCTGACGATGATCGCGATCGGCGGCGTGATCGGCGCCGGGCTGTTCGTGGGGTCGGGCGTCGTGATCAACCAGACGGGTCCGGCGGCGTTCCTGTCCTACCTGGTCACCGGGGTGCTGATCATCCTGGTGATGCGGATGCTGGGCGAGATGGCCACGGCCAACCCCTCGACCGGGTCGTTCTCCGACTACTCGCGGCGGGCGCTGGGCGGCTGGGCGGGCTTCTCGGTGGCGTGGCTGTACTGGTACTTCTGGGTGATCGTGGTCGGCTTCGAGGCCGTGGCCGGCGCGGAGATCCTGCGCTACTGGATCGACGTCCCGCTGTGGCTGATGTCGCTGGTGCTGATGGTGCTGATGACCGCCACCAACCTCGTCTCGGTGGGCTCCTACGGCGAGTTCGAGTACTGGTTCGCCGGCATCAAGGTGTTCGCGATCATCGTCTTCCTCGTGCTCGGCACGCTGTTCGTCGTCGGGCTCTGGCCCGACAAGGACTTCGACGTCAGCCTGATGACCAGCCAGGGCGGGTTCGTGCCCAACGGCGTCGGCGCGATCTTCTCCAGCATCGTGGTCGTGGTGTTCTCGATGGTGGGGGCCGAGATCGCGACCATCGCGGCGGCCGAGTCCAGCGACCCCGAGCGCGCCATCGCCCGGGCCACGCAGTCGGTCATCCTGCGCGTGGCGACCTTCTTCGTCGGCTCGATGATCCTGCTGGTGCTGATCGTGCCGTGGGACGACAACGCGCTCGGCTCCTCGCCGTACGTCGCCGCCTTCAGCGAGATGGGCATCCCGTACGCCGACCACATCATGAACGCCGTCGTGCTGACCGCCGTGCTGTCGTGCTTGAACTCCGGGCTCTACACCGCCTCGCGGATGATCTTCGTGCTGGCCGCGCGCAAGGAGGCCCCCGCGGTGCTGGTCTCCACGAACCGGCGCGGGGTCCCGGTGTGGGCGATCCTGTTCTCCACGGTCATCGGGTTCCTCAGCGTGATCGCGGCCTACGTCTCGCCCGACACGGTCTTCCTGTTCTTGCTGAACTCCTCGGGCGCGGTGATCCTGTTCGTCTACCTGCTGATCGCGATCTCGCAGCTGGTGCTGCGGCGGCGGACCCCCGACGAGCAGCTCGTGGTCCGGATGTGGCTCTTCCCGGCCCTGACCATCGTGGCCATCGCCGGGATCCTGGCGATCCTGGTGCAGATGGCGCTCTCCAGCGACACCCGCTCGCAGCTGCTCCTGAGCCTGCTCTCCTGGGCGGTCGTGGTCGACCTCTACCTGGTCACCCGGGCCCGCGGCGGGTCGGTCTCGCCCGACGAGCTCAGCGAGCAGCCCGCCTCGACCGGGGGCCAGCGCTAG
- a CDS encoding acVLRF1 family peptidyl-tRNA hydrolase yields the protein MSAAGEVLVPAERVVRWTENFVARHGATSFVVADGVLHGTAADGSDFVARLPFDLAHAGPADPAALARACVTPPAWGLLLVRKGGFAVARLSGDRLVGSKTGQRHVQGRTKAGGQSQQRFARRRDNQARAAYDAAADHAARVLGETPLLLVTGGDREAVDAVVADRRLAAVSVVGPWLAVPDPRRAVLDQAVRDAQAVRVVVRNA from the coding sequence GTGAGCGCTGCCGGCGAGGTGCTGGTGCCGGCCGAGCGCGTGGTGCGCTGGACCGAGAACTTCGTCGCCCGCCACGGAGCCACGTCCTTCGTCGTCGCCGACGGGGTGCTGCACGGGACCGCGGCCGACGGGTCCGACTTCGTCGCCCGGCTGCCCTTCGACCTCGCCCACGCCGGCCCCGCCGACCCCGCGGCGCTGGCCCGGGCGTGCGTCACGCCCCCCGCCTGGGGGCTGCTGCTGGTGCGCAAGGGCGGCTTCGCGGTGGCGCGTCTGTCCGGCGACCGGCTGGTCGGCTCCAAGACCGGTCAGCGGCACGTGCAGGGTCGGACCAAGGCGGGCGGGCAGAGCCAGCAGCGCTTCGCCCGGCGGCGCGACAACCAGGCCCGGGCGGCGTACGACGCTGCGGCCGACCACGCGGCCCGCGTGCTGGGCGAGACCCCGCTGCTGCTGGTGACCGGCGGCGACCGGGAGGCCGTCGACGCGGTCGTGGCCGACCGCCGCCTGGCCGCCGTGTCCGTCGTCGGCCCGTGGCTGGCGGTCCCCGACCCTCGCCGGGCCGTGCTCGACCAGGCGGTCCGGGACGCGCAGGCGGTCCGGGTCGTGGTCCGGAACGCCTAG
- a CDS encoding cysteine desulfurase, with product MTATGSSTLPGLLPDLEVIRKDFPILSRRLADDRPLVYLDSANTSQKPQCVIDAMVDHLERHNANVARAMHQLGAESSEAFEAARDKVAAFLNAPSRDEVIFTKNASEALNLVANTLAWARGPLEVTDGDRVVITQMEHHSNIVPWQLLTQRTGAELRWFGLTDDGQLDLSDIDELITERTKVVSLTWVSNMLGTINPVAEIARRAHEVGAIVVVDASQAAPQLPVDVQASGADVVVFTGHKVTGPTGIGVLWGRRELLDQLPPFLGGGEMIETVTMERSTYAGIPHKFEAGTPPIVEAVGLGAAVDYLGAIGLDNIHRHEQAITGYLLEGLATVPGVTVLGPLDPTLRGGAVSFEVDGVHPHDVSQLLDSFGIAVRAGHHCAKPAHKRFGVQSSTRASSYLYTTPAEVDAFVEGIIATQKYFKVA from the coding sequence GTGACCGCGACCGGCTCGAGCACCCTGCCGGGGCTGCTGCCCGACCTCGAGGTGATCCGCAAGGACTTCCCGATCCTGTCGCGGCGGCTGGCCGACGACCGGCCCCTGGTCTACCTCGACAGCGCGAACACCTCGCAGAAGCCGCAGTGCGTGATCGACGCGATGGTCGACCACCTCGAGCGGCACAACGCCAACGTGGCCCGGGCCATGCACCAGCTGGGCGCGGAGTCGAGCGAGGCCTTCGAGGCCGCGCGCGACAAGGTCGCGGCGTTCCTCAACGCCCCGTCGCGTGACGAGGTGATCTTCACCAAGAACGCCTCCGAGGCGCTCAACCTCGTGGCCAACACGCTCGCCTGGGCCCGCGGACCGCTCGAGGTCACCGACGGCGACCGGGTGGTGATCACGCAGATGGAGCACCACTCCAACATCGTGCCGTGGCAGCTGCTGACCCAGCGCACCGGCGCCGAGCTGCGCTGGTTCGGGCTCACCGACGACGGCCAGCTCGACCTGTCCGACATCGACGAGCTGATCACCGAGCGCACCAAGGTGGTCTCGCTGACCTGGGTGTCGAACATGCTCGGCACCATCAACCCGGTCGCCGAGATCGCCCGCCGGGCCCACGAGGTCGGCGCGATCGTCGTCGTCGACGCCTCGCAGGCAGCACCCCAGCTGCCCGTCGACGTGCAGGCGTCGGGGGCCGACGTCGTGGTGTTCACCGGCCACAAGGTGACCGGGCCGACCGGGATCGGCGTGCTGTGGGGCAGGCGCGAGCTGCTCGACCAGCTGCCGCCTTTCCTCGGTGGCGGCGAGATGATCGAGACGGTCACGATGGAGCGGTCGACGTACGCCGGGATCCCGCACAAGTTCGAGGCCGGGACCCCGCCCATCGTCGAGGCCGTCGGTCTCGGTGCGGCCGTGGACTACCTCGGCGCCATCGGGCTGGACAACATCCACCGGCACGAGCAGGCGATCACCGGCTACCTGCTCGAGGGTCTGGCGACCGTCCCGGGCGTGACCGTGCTCGGCCCGCTTGACCCGACGTTGCGCGGGGGAGCGGTCTCGTTCGAGGTCGACGGGGTCCACCCCCACGACGTCTCGCAGCTGCTCGACAGCTTCGGCATCGCCGTGCGCGCCGGGCACCACTGCGCCAAGCCGGCGCACAAGCGGTTCGGGGTGCAGAGCTCGACCCGCGCCTCGTCGTACCTCTACACCACGCCGGCCGAGGTCGACGCCTTCGTGGAGGGAATCATCGCCACCCAGAAGTACTTCAAGGTGGCATGA
- a CDS encoding dienelactone hydrolase family protein — translation MTRSATYVETPDGQMPAHLWLPEGGTGPGLLLLQEIFGISRYVQSRAEDLADLGYVVLAPEIYWRLGVSRVAEGPQAMDEGLALMGRVDWDAAVRDAGTALGDLRGRPEVDGGAGVVGFCFGGGLGFHLAAVEEPDALVAYYGSAIPQLLELAPRVTCPSLHHLGLADAYIDGDARAAMLDALRSRPATRVETYEGADHAFDNPDLPLHHADASAAAWEHTVAFLAEQLPAT, via the coding sequence ATGACCCGTTCCGCGACGTACGTCGAGACTCCCGACGGCCAGATGCCCGCCCACCTCTGGCTGCCCGAGGGCGGGACCGGGCCGGGTCTGCTGCTGCTGCAGGAGATCTTCGGCATCAGCCGCTACGTGCAGTCCCGTGCCGAGGACCTCGCCGACCTCGGCTACGTCGTGCTCGCCCCGGAGATCTACTGGCGGCTCGGGGTCAGCCGCGTCGCGGAGGGGCCGCAGGCGATGGACGAGGGCCTGGCGCTCATGGGCCGGGTCGACTGGGACGCCGCGGTCCGCGACGCGGGCACCGCGCTCGGAGACCTCCGAGGGCGCCCCGAGGTCGACGGTGGCGCGGGCGTCGTGGGCTTCTGCTTCGGCGGGGGACTGGGCTTCCACCTCGCCGCCGTCGAGGAGCCCGACGCCCTGGTGGCCTACTACGGCTCCGCGATCCCGCAGCTGCTGGAGCTGGCGCCACGGGTGACGTGCCCGTCGCTGCACCACCTCGGGCTCGCCGACGCCTACATCGACGGCGACGCGCGGGCGGCGATGCTCGACGCACTGCGGTCGCGGCCCGCGACCCGGGTCGAGACCTACGAGGGCGCCGACCACGCGTTCGACAACCCCGACCTCCCGCTGCACCACGCGGACGCCTCGGCGGCGGCGTGGGAGCACACCGTGGCCTTCCTCGCCGAGCAGCTGCCCGCCACGTGA
- the sufU gene encoding Fe-S cluster assembly sulfur transfer protein SufU, with the protein MDLDSLYQEIILDHYRNPHHAGLRDPFESEVHHVNPTCGDEITLRVHLDGEPGHETVSDVSYDAEGCSISQAAASVMADLVIGQQVDEALRKHQAFLELMQSRGTIEPDEEVLEDGIAFAGVSKFPARVKCALLGWMAFKDATSTILAGTASTTTPEENR; encoded by the coding sequence GTGGACCTCGACAGCCTCTACCAGGAGATCATCCTGGACCACTACCGCAACCCGCACCACGCGGGCCTGCGGGACCCCTTCGAGTCCGAGGTCCACCACGTCAACCCGACGTGCGGCGACGAGATCACGCTGCGGGTGCACCTCGACGGCGAGCCCGGCCACGAGACCGTCTCCGACGTGTCCTACGACGCCGAGGGCTGCTCGATCAGCCAGGCGGCGGCCTCGGTGATGGCCGACCTCGTCATCGGCCAGCAGGTCGACGAGGCGCTGCGCAAGCACCAGGCGTTCCTGGAGCTGATGCAGTCCCGCGGCACGATCGAGCCCGACGAGGAGGTGCTGGAGGACGGCATCGCCTTCGCCGGCGTCTCCAAGTTCCCGGCACGCGTCAAGTGCGCGCTGCTGGGCTGGATGGCCTTCAAGGACGCCACCTCGACCATCCTGGCCGGGACCGCGTCCACCACGACCCCCGAGGAGAACCGATGA
- the sufD gene encoding Fe-S cluster assembly protein SufD, whose protein sequence is MVSHLNPPASYDLADHPAPTGREEVWRFTPLKRLRGILDGEASDASLTWTTSLPEGVTVSTITAQEARDLGELGPNERPAALAVANAGGAVLIDVPAELVGDEPLVIDLSGTSADDLVWGHLVFRVGHHAEVTIVVTHTGSARYCATTSYLVGEGAQVDVVSLQDWDDDAVHLGRDAIRVGRDARVKHTSISFGGDLVRMHANVSYAGPGGESELLGLYFADEGQHLEHRLFVDHDAPRTQSNVLYKGALQGKGAHTVWIGNVLIRKVAEGIETYEENRNLVLTDGCQADSVPNLEIETGEIEGAGHASATARFDDQQLFYLRSRGVTEQEARRLVLHGFFHDLIRKVGVPSLEERLTATVEEELSKNVFRADHVVPVDQPTVAAEAGA, encoded by the coding sequence GTGGTCTCCCACCTGAACCCCCCGGCGTCCTACGACCTGGCCGACCACCCGGCGCCCACCGGGCGCGAGGAGGTGTGGCGCTTCACCCCGCTGAAGCGGCTCCGCGGCATCCTCGACGGCGAGGCGTCCGACGCCTCGCTGACCTGGACGACCTCGCTGCCCGAGGGCGTCACCGTCTCGACCATCACCGCGCAGGAGGCTCGCGACCTCGGTGAGCTCGGGCCCAACGAGCGGCCCGCCGCGCTGGCCGTGGCCAACGCGGGCGGGGCCGTGCTCATCGACGTGCCCGCCGAGCTGGTCGGCGACGAGCCGCTGGTCATCGACCTGTCGGGCACGTCGGCCGACGACCTCGTGTGGGGCCACCTGGTCTTCCGGGTCGGCCACCACGCCGAGGTGACCATCGTGGTGACCCACACCGGGTCCGCGCGCTACTGCGCCACGACGTCCTACCTCGTCGGCGAGGGCGCGCAGGTCGACGTCGTCAGCCTCCAGGACTGGGACGACGACGCGGTGCACCTGGGCCGCGACGCGATCCGCGTCGGTCGCGACGCGCGGGTCAAGCACACCTCGATCAGCTTCGGGGGCGACCTGGTCCGGATGCACGCCAACGTCTCGTACGCCGGCCCGGGTGGCGAGTCCGAGCTGCTCGGCCTCTACTTCGCCGACGAGGGCCAGCACCTCGAGCACCGGCTCTTCGTCGACCACGACGCCCCGCGGACCCAGAGCAACGTCCTCTACAAGGGCGCGCTGCAGGGCAAGGGCGCCCACACGGTGTGGATCGGCAACGTCTTGATCCGCAAGGTCGCCGAGGGCATCGAGACCTACGAGGAGAACCGCAACCTCGTCCTCACCGACGGCTGCCAGGCCGACTCCGTGCCCAACCTGGAGATCGAGACCGGCGAGATCGAGGGCGCCGGGCACGCCTCGGCGACCGCCCGGTTCGACGACCAGCAGCTGTTCTACCTCCGCTCGCGCGGGGTCACCGAGCAGGAGGCCCGACGCCTCGTGCTGCACGGCTTCTTCCACGACCTGATCCGCAAGGTCGGCGTCCCGTCGCTCGAGGAGCGGCTGACCGCCACCGTCGAGGAGGAGCTGTCGAAGAACGTCTTCCGGGCCGACCACGTCGTGCCCGTGGACCAGCCGACGGTCGCCGCGGAGGCCGGCGCCTGA
- the sufC gene encoding Fe-S cluster assembly ATPase SufC yields MATLEIKDLHVAVAASDEDGGSEGFKQILKGVDLTIRDGETHAIMGPNGSGKSTLAYSIAGHPKYTVTQGSVTLDGVDVLAMSVDERARAGLFLAMQYPVEVPGVSVANFLRTAKTAIDGEAPKLRTWVKDVNAAMEQVKMDTAFAQRSVNEGFSGGEKKRHEIVQLELLDPKVAVLDETDSGLDIDALKIVSEGVNRFKANADKGVLLITHYTRILRYITPDFVHVFVDGRMVEQGGPELADELEAHGYDKYVTAKA; encoded by the coding sequence ATGGCAACGCTCGAGATCAAGGACCTGCACGTCGCGGTCGCCGCGTCCGACGAGGACGGGGGCTCCGAGGGGTTCAAGCAGATCCTCAAGGGCGTCGACCTCACCATCCGCGACGGTGAGACCCACGCGATCATGGGGCCCAACGGCTCCGGCAAGTCGACCCTGGCCTACTCCATCGCCGGCCACCCCAAGTACACCGTCACCCAGGGCTCGGTGACCCTCGACGGCGTCGACGTGCTCGCGATGAGCGTCGACGAGCGTGCCCGCGCCGGCCTGTTCCTGGCGATGCAGTACCCCGTGGAGGTGCCCGGCGTGTCCGTGGCCAACTTCCTGCGCACCGCCAAGACGGCCATCGACGGCGAGGCGCCCAAGCTGCGCACCTGGGTCAAGGACGTCAACGCCGCCATGGAGCAGGTCAAGATGGACACCGCGTTCGCGCAGCGCTCGGTCAACGAGGGCTTCTCCGGCGGCGAGAAGAAGCGTCACGAGATCGTCCAGCTCGAGCTGCTCGACCCCAAGGTCGCGGTGCTCGACGAGACCGACTCCGGCCTCGACATCGACGCGCTCAAGATCGTCTCCGAGGGCGTCAACCGCTTCAAGGCCAACGCCGACAAGGGCGTGCTGCTGATCACGCACTACACCCGCATCCTGCGCTACATCACCCCCGACTTCGTGCACGTCTTCGTCGACGGCCGGATGGTCGAGCAGGGCGGGCCCGAGCTCGCCGACGAGCTCGAGGCGCACGGCTACGACAAGTACGTCACGGCGAAGGCCTGA
- a CDS encoding helix-turn-helix transcriptional regulator, producing the protein MEIPSQSLAPGATGVVDGHDRPTRERVARSILDNGPSTAAVLAQRLGLTPAAVRRHLDQMIEDGTLESREARSVGARGRGRPARAFALTETGRDRFDQAYDDLAVQAMRFLAETGGDAAVRAFAERRASQIERRFADLSEEHPELVATEALARVLSEDGYAAAVRDVPVGEQLCQQHCPVSHVAHEFPQLCEAETEAIGRMLGRHVQRLATIAHGDGVCTTCIPSAPGTTGAGSRTTTGSTTAPQGKEIVT; encoded by the coding sequence GTGGAAATCCCCAGCCAGAGCCTCGCCCCCGGCGCCACCGGCGTCGTGGACGGGCACGACCGGCCGACGCGTGAGCGCGTCGCCCGTTCGATCCTGGACAACGGGCCCTCCACCGCAGCGGTGCTGGCACAGCGGCTCGGGCTCACTCCCGCCGCCGTGCGCCGCCACCTCGACCAGATGATCGAGGACGGGACGCTCGAGTCCCGCGAGGCCCGCAGCGTCGGTGCCCGCGGCCGAGGCCGTCCCGCTCGGGCCTTCGCCCTCACCGAGACCGGTCGCGACCGGTTCGACCAGGCCTACGACGACCTCGCCGTGCAGGCGATGCGCTTCCTGGCCGAGACCGGCGGCGACGCAGCCGTCCGCGCCTTCGCCGAGCGTCGTGCCTCCCAGATCGAGCGGCGCTTCGCGGACCTCAGCGAGGAGCACCCCGAGCTGGTGGCCACCGAGGCGCTGGCCCGGGTGCTCTCCGAGGACGGCTACGCCGCCGCGGTCCGCGACGTGCCGGTGGGGGAGCAGCTGTGCCAGCAGCACTGCCCCGTGTCCCACGTTGCCCACGAGTTCCCCCAGCTGTGCGAGGCCGAGACCGAGGCCATCGGCCGCATGCTCGGCCGCCACGTCCAGCGCCTGGCCACCATCGCCCACGGCGACGGCGTCTGCACCACCTGCATCCCCTCGGCGCCCGGCACGACCGGCGCCGGGTCCCGCACCACCACCGGATCGACCACCGCTCCCCAAGGCAAGGAGATCGTCACATGA
- a CDS encoding non-heme iron oxygenase ferredoxin subunit translates to MAFQRACALADLTPDRPLRVEVEGVDVAVVRHGEEVFAIEDECSHAAVALSEGDVEDCTIECWLHGSRFDLRTGKPTGLPATEPVPVLAVRLDGDDVLIDPDTTLGDN, encoded by the coding sequence ATGGCCTTCCAGCGCGCCTGCGCCCTCGCCGACCTGACCCCCGACCGGCCCCTGCGGGTCGAGGTCGAGGGGGTCGACGTCGCCGTGGTGCGCCACGGCGAGGAGGTCTTCGCCATCGAGGACGAGTGCAGCCACGCCGCGGTCGCCCTCTCCGAGGGCGACGTGGAGGACTGCACCATCGAGTGCTGGCTGCACGGCTCGCGCTTCGACCTCCGCACCGGCAAGCCCACCGGCCTCCCGGCCACCGAACCCGTTCCCGTCCTCGCCGTCCGACTCGACGGCGACGACGTCCTCATCGACCCCGACACCACTCTGGGAGACAACTGA